CCCGAACACAGAAAAGGAGTTTTATGGAATTCAAACAGTTTGCTTTACATCCTCACATCGCCGCCGGGATCGAGGCTGCGGGCTATGTCACCCCGACGCCGATTCAGGCGCAGGCGATACCGCCGGTCCTCCAGGGGCGCGATGTCATGGGCCTGGCCCAAACCGGCACCGGCAAGACCGCTGCCTTTGTCCTCCCGCTCCTGCACCGCCTTATGCAGGGAGGCCGCAGGCGTGTGCGTGCGCTCATCGTCGCCCCGACCCGGGAGCTGACAGAACAGATCAACGAAGCGATCGCCGGCCTCGGAAGGCAGACCGGCCTCAAGAGCGCAACCGTTTACGGCGGTGTCGGCTTCGGTCCCCAGGCGGACAAGCTCAGGCGCGGGGCTGAAGTGGTCGTGGCCTGTCCCGGCAGGCTCCTCGATCATATCGACCAGAAGACGATCGACCTCTCCCGTCTCGAAGTGCTCGTCCTCGACGAGGCCGACCACATGTTCGATATGGGCTTTCTTCCTGATATCAGGCGCATTCTTCAGCACCTCCCCCGCCAGCGGCAGACCCTGCTCTTCTCGGCCACCATGCCGGAGGAGATACGGCGGCTGGCCAAGGATGTGCTGACCGACCCGGTCACGCTCCAGGTGGATGTCGCCGCTCCCGCAGATACGGTCAGCCACGCCCTCTACCCGGTCTCCCAGCACCTGAAGACGCCGCTGCTCATGGAGCTGCTGCGCAGCACCGATACCGAATCCGTGCTGGTCTTTACCCGCACCAAGCACCGGGCCAAGCGCCTTGCCGAGCAGCTCGAGAGGACCGGCTACCGCGCGGCATCGCTGCAGGGGAATCTCTCGCAGGCGCGGCGGCAGGCCGCGATGAACGGCTTCCGGAGCGGTACGTTCCAGATCCTGGTGGCGACGGATATCGCTGCGCGCGGGATCGACGTGACCAGGGTCTCCCATGTGATCAACTATGATATCCCCGCTACCACCGATGCCTATATCCACCGTATCGGACGGACCGGCCGTGCTGCCCGGAACGGCGACGCCTATACCCTGGTGACGGGTGAGGACAAGGATATCGTGCGCGCCATCGAGCAGGTCCTCGGCGGACCGATCGAGCGCCGCACCGTGGACGGCTTCGATTACGCCGCCGCCGCGCCGCCGAAAGAGCGTTCCTCCCGCGCATCCCGCAGTCCGCAGCAGCCGGCTCGAAGGGGACCGGGGCGCAGGACCGCTTTCTCTTCCTGCTCAAGAAGATAGAGAACCGGAAGGGGCAACCGCCCTGAAACTATTATTTGCTAAATACCTGACGGGTATGCTATTATAGGAATGAATTTCAGAAGTTTTTATGCGCACACGGGGCCACAAAGACTTTTGCTTTGTGGCTCTTTTCATTCTTGTGTACTTCTGAAATTTAATCCACACAAAGGAGGTACACACAATGGCTGAAGGAACAGTAAAGTGGTTTAATGAGGCCAAAGGCTTCGGCTTTATCACCAGCGAAGACGGCGGCGACGTATTTGTCCACTATTCCTCTATCCAGGGCAACGGCTTCAAATCCCTTGCCGAAGGCGATAGAGTCAGCTTTGATACCGAAAAGGGCCCCAAGGGTCCCAAGGCAGTCAATGTCGTAAAGCAGTAATACGTTACCGATAAACTCAAGCCCCCTGCTCCGGCAGGGGGATTCCTTTTACCGTGGGGGATCGATGATCAGTAAACAGAAGAATGCGGAACGGAGCGAAAGAAGACAGCAGAAGATAGATGCAGGACTGATGTCCGCCCGCTACCCGAATGTCGCCTCCATCGTCATCTCGATGAACTATTACCAGAAAGACATCGGCCATGCGATCATGCAGCGCACGGTCAACTTCTTCCCCGGCAGCGCCGCCTATTTCCTCATGGAGTGCATGAGGAACGACTGCATCGACGGC
The Nitrospirota bacterium DNA segment above includes these coding regions:
- a CDS encoding DEAD/DEAH box helicase, with the protein product MEFKQFALHPHIAAGIEAAGYVTPTPIQAQAIPPVLQGRDVMGLAQTGTGKTAAFVLPLLHRLMQGGRRRVRALIVAPTRELTEQINEAIAGLGRQTGLKSATVYGGVGFGPQADKLRRGAEVVVACPGRLLDHIDQKTIDLSRLEVLVLDEADHMFDMGFLPDIRRILQHLPRQRQTLLFSATMPEEIRRLAKDVLTDPVTLQVDVAAPADTVSHALYPVSQHLKTPLLMELLRSTDTESVLVFTRTKHRAKRLAEQLERTGYRAASLQGNLSQARRQAAMNGFRSGTFQILVATDIAARGIDVTRVSHVINYDIPATTDAYIHRIGRTGRAARNGDAYTLVTGEDKDIVRAIEQVLGGPIERRTVDGFDYAAAAPPKERSSRASRSPQQPARRGPGRRTAFSSCSRR
- a CDS encoding cold-shock protein gives rise to the protein MAEGTVKWFNEAKGFGFITSEDGGDVFVHYSSIQGNGFKSLAEGDRVSFDTEKGPKGPKAVNVVKQ